In Vibrio bathopelagicus, the following are encoded in one genomic region:
- a CDS encoding amino acid ABC transporter ATP-binding protein, with amino-acid sequence MTQQTENNSQGLMIELKDMNKWYGEFHVLKNINLEVKKGEKIVICGPSGSGKSTMIRCINRLEEHQKGHIFVSGNELTEDLKNIEAVRRDVGMCFQHFNLFPHLTVLENCTLAPIWVKKMPKEEAEAIAMKFLERVKIPEQADKFPGQLSGGQQQRVAIARSLCMNPQVMLFDEPTSALDPEMVREVLDVMVELAEEGMTMLCVTHEMGFAKEVADRVIFMDAGEIIEENNPVDFFENPQSDRTQNFLSQILHH; translated from the coding sequence ATGACGCAGCAAACAGAAAACAACTCTCAAGGTCTTATGATCGAGTTAAAAGACATGAACAAGTGGTACGGTGAGTTCCACGTTCTTAAAAACATCAACCTGGAAGTAAAAAAAGGTGAGAAGATCGTTATTTGTGGCCCTTCAGGTTCAGGAAAATCAACGATGATTCGTTGTATCAACCGCCTAGAAGAGCACCAAAAAGGCCATATCTTTGTATCTGGTAATGAGCTAACGGAAGACCTGAAAAACATTGAAGCCGTTCGCCGCGATGTCGGTATGTGTTTCCAGCACTTCAACTTGTTCCCCCACCTAACGGTATTGGAAAACTGCACCCTAGCACCAATCTGGGTAAAGAAGATGCCAAAAGAAGAAGCCGAAGCCATCGCAATGAAATTCCTCGAGCGTGTAAAAATACCAGAGCAAGCGGATAAATTCCCAGGCCAACTGTCTGGTGGGCAACAGCAACGTGTGGCTATTGCTCGTTCTTTATGTATGAACCCTCAAGTCATGCTGTTTGATGAGCCTACATCAGCACTCGACCCTGAGATGGTACGTGAGGTGCTCGATGTAATGGTCGAACTAGCAGAAGAAGGTATGACGATGTTGTGTGTAACGCACGAGATGGGCTTTGCTAAAGAAGTTGCCGACCGCGTTATCTTTATGGATGCAGGTGAGATTATCGAAGAAAACAACCCCGTCGATTTCTTCGAGAACCCACAATCGGATCGAACTCAGAACTTCTTGAGTCAAATCTTGCACCATTAA
- a CDS encoding amino acid ABC transporter permease: MSTHQFQPDLPPPANTVGPVGWLRKNLFNGPVNSVVTVVLAYFAFTLLWAIADWAFINADWIGTTRDACTSDGACWVFISVRWDQFMYGFYPEAELWRPRLFYITLAIFVALLAYERTPKRTWIWLFFVNIYPFLIAGLLYGGIFGLEVVDTHKWGGLLVTLIIALVGIVVSLPIGVALALGRRSEMPIIRSMCTVYIEIWRGVPLITVLFMASVMLPLFLSEGTETDKLIRALVGVVLFSAAYMAEVIRGGLQAIPKGQYEAADALGLSYWKKTGLIILPQALKITIPSIVNTFIGLFKDTSLVLIIGMFDVLGIGQAANTDPEWLGFSTESYVFVALVFWVFCFGMSRYSIWLENKLHTGHKR, encoded by the coding sequence ATGAGTACACATCAATTTCAACCTGATCTTCCGCCTCCAGCGAATACCGTTGGGCCTGTCGGTTGGTTACGAAAAAATCTATTTAATGGACCAGTTAACAGTGTCGTCACTGTGGTGCTTGCTTATTTCGCTTTCACTTTATTGTGGGCAATAGCAGATTGGGCATTCATTAATGCTGATTGGATAGGAACAACACGAGATGCTTGTACAAGTGATGGTGCTTGTTGGGTGTTTATTAGCGTGCGTTGGGATCAATTCATGTATGGCTTCTACCCTGAAGCTGAACTGTGGCGCCCACGATTATTCTATATCACGCTAGCGATATTCGTTGCTTTACTGGCATACGAAAGAACACCAAAGCGTACTTGGATTTGGTTATTTTTTGTAAACATCTACCCTTTCTTGATCGCTGGCCTTCTTTACGGCGGTATCTTCGGACTTGAAGTCGTCGATACACATAAATGGGGAGGATTGCTAGTTACACTGATCATCGCACTTGTGGGTATTGTGGTATCACTGCCTATTGGTGTCGCACTCGCACTGGGTCGACGTTCAGAGATGCCAATCATCCGCAGTATGTGTACCGTTTACATCGAAATTTGGCGTGGTGTACCGTTGATTACGGTTCTTTTCATGGCCTCGGTAATGCTTCCCCTCTTTCTATCAGAAGGGACAGAAACCGATAAGCTGATCAGAGCGCTTGTTGGGGTTGTACTATTCAGTGCAGCTTACATGGCAGAAGTAATCCGTGGTGGTTTACAAGCAATACCAAAAGGTCAATACGAAGCGGCTGACGCCCTAGGGTTAAGCTATTGGAAAAAGACGGGGCTTATCATTCTTCCTCAAGCTCTAAAAATCACAATCCCTTCAATTGTGAACACCTTTATTGGTTTGTTCAAAGATACCAGTCTTGTTTTGATTATCGGTATGTTTGATGTACTAGGGATTGGCCAAGCCGCGAATACCGACCCTGAATGGCTTGGTTTCTCCACAGAAAGTTATGTATTTGTCGCGTTAGTGTTCTGGGTGTTTTGTTTTGGCATGTCGAGATACTCGATTTGGCTAGAAAACAAACTTCACACCGGTCACAAACGATAA
- a CDS encoding amino acid ABC transporter permease: MKPNETISPAQAKPQPKSANLFYNPTFRSVIFQILAVGALCAFFYTIVNNALTNLDSRGIATGFDFLSQEAGFGIGLTLIEYDETFSYGRTFFIGLLNTALVSVLGIMLATVLGFSMGIARLSSNWLVSRFAAVYIEIFRNIPLLLQIFFWYFAVLQALPSARQSMSLGEAIFLNVRGLYFPAPVMEQGSSIVIASLIAGIIATFVINIWANNKQKLTGQQTPMVRIAAALIVGLPLVTYFVMGMPISAEYPVLKGFNFKGGISIIPELAALMLALSIYTAAFIAEIVRSGINAVNHGQTEAAMSLGIPRARTLKLVIIPQALRIIIPPLTSQYLNLTKNSSLAMAIGYPDLVSVFAGTTLNQTGQAIEVIAMTMGVYLTLSLLTSALMNIYNRKVALVER, from the coding sequence ATGAAACCTAATGAAACTATTTCTCCAGCTCAGGCAAAGCCACAGCCCAAAAGTGCCAACCTTTTTTACAACCCCACTTTTCGCTCAGTTATTTTCCAAATTCTCGCTGTCGGAGCACTCTGTGCTTTCTTTTACACGATTGTAAATAATGCACTCACTAACTTAGACTCCCGTGGTATCGCCACTGGTTTTGATTTTCTCTCCCAAGAAGCTGGTTTTGGTATCGGCTTAACTCTCATTGAATACGACGAAACGTTCTCATACGGTCGTACTTTCTTTATTGGTCTTCTCAATACCGCTTTAGTTTCTGTGCTAGGCATCATGTTGGCCACAGTACTCGGATTCAGTATGGGTATTGCTAGGCTTTCTTCAAACTGGCTAGTGAGCCGATTTGCGGCTGTCTACATAGAAATATTCCGAAATATCCCTCTTCTTCTACAAATATTTTTTTGGTATTTCGCCGTTCTACAAGCATTGCCTTCCGCTCGTCAAAGTATGAGCCTTGGTGAAGCTATTTTCTTGAATGTACGTGGTCTGTACTTCCCGGCTCCTGTCATGGAGCAAGGCAGCAGCATTGTTATCGCATCACTAATTGCCGGTATCATCGCTACGTTTGTTATCAACATCTGGGCTAACAACAAGCAGAAATTAACTGGTCAGCAAACACCGATGGTACGTATCGCTGCAGCATTAATTGTCGGTTTACCACTGGTCACTTACTTTGTAATGGGCATGCCTATCTCTGCTGAATACCCTGTTTTAAAAGGGTTTAACTTCAAAGGTGGTATTAGCATCATTCCTGAACTTGCCGCATTGATGCTTGCTTTAAGTATCTACACAGCTGCATTCATCGCTGAGATTGTGCGTTCAGGTATTAATGCTGTAAACCATGGACAAACCGAGGCTGCGATGTCTCTGGGTATCCCAAGAGCAAGAACACTTAAGCTCGTGATTATTCCACAAGCATTAAGAATTATTATCCCACCATTAACGAGTCAGTATCTAAACCTGACCAAAAACTCATCACTTGCGATGGCCATTGGTTATCCCGATCTTGTCTCTGTATTTGCAGGAACAACATTGAACCAAACTGGACAAGCTATCGAAGTAATCGCGATGACAATGGGCGTTTACCTGACTCTAAGCCTATTAACATCCGCTCTAATGAACATATACAACCGCAAAGTAGCGTTGGTGGAGAGATAA
- a CDS encoding amino acid ABC transporter substrate-binding protein — protein MTNKLTLLASVVAASTAMMATSASAAESTLDKVTSQGFLTCGVSTGLPGFSNPNSKGEWEGIDVEYCQALAAAVLGDKTKVKYVPLTAKERFTALQSGEIDVLSRNTTWTLHRDTALGLNFVGVNYYDGQGFMVKKELGLTSAQELDGASVCVQSGTTTELNLADYFRNSGMSYKPVVFDTAAQTSKGFDAGRCDVLTTDQSGLYALRLNLADPKSAQVLPEIISKEPLGPVVRQDDDKWFNVAKWTLSAMINAEEYGISSKNADEMLKSKDPNIKRILGVDGPKGKGLGIRDDWGYQVIKQVGNYGESFERTVGTGSPLQISRGVNALWNAGGFMYAPPIR, from the coding sequence ATGACAAATAAACTAACACTTCTTGCTTCAGTAGTAGCTGCATCAACTGCAATGATGGCAACATCAGCGTCAGCGGCAGAAAGCACTCTGGACAAAGTCACATCTCAAGGCTTTTTAACTTGTGGTGTAAGTACAGGTCTTCCAGGGTTCTCTAACCCTAACTCAAAAGGTGAATGGGAAGGAATCGATGTTGAGTATTGTCAAGCTCTTGCAGCGGCTGTACTCGGTGACAAGACTAAAGTTAAGTATGTACCTTTAACTGCGAAAGAGCGTTTCACTGCCCTTCAATCGGGTGAAATCGATGTACTATCTCGTAACACAACATGGACACTACATCGTGACACAGCTCTAGGTCTGAACTTCGTAGGTGTTAACTACTACGATGGCCAAGGCTTCATGGTTAAGAAAGAACTTGGCCTTACAAGTGCTCAAGAACTTGATGGCGCTTCAGTATGTGTGCAATCAGGTACAACGACTGAACTTAACCTAGCTGATTACTTCCGTAACAGTGGTATGTCTTACAAACCAGTAGTATTTGATACTGCAGCACAAACGTCTAAAGGTTTTGATGCCGGTCGTTGTGATGTTCTTACAACAGACCAATCTGGCCTATATGCACTTCGCTTGAACCTAGCCGATCCTAAATCTGCGCAAGTACTTCCTGAAATCATCTCTAAAGAGCCACTAGGTCCTGTTGTTCGTCAAGATGATGACAAATGGTTCAACGTAGCTAAATGGACGCTTTCAGCGATGATTAACGCGGAAGAGTACGGTATCTCTTCTAAGAACGCTGATGAAATGCTTAAGTCAAAAGATCCAAACATCAAGCGTATTCTTGGCGTTGACGGTCCTAAAGGTAAAGGCCTAGGTATTCGTGACGATTGGGGTTACCAAGTAATTAAACAAGTTGGTAACTACGGTGAGAGCTTCGAACGTACTGTTGGTACAGGTTCACCACTACAGATCTCTCGTGGCGTAAACGCACTATGGAATGCGGGCGGCTTTATGTACGCTCCACCTATCCGTTAA
- a CDS encoding YajQ family cyclic di-GMP-binding protein, translating into MPSFDIISEVEAVELRNAVDNANRELSTRFDFRGVEASFDYKDESVKLTAQDDFQLKQMRDILRSNLTKRNVDPNAMEAKAADQTGRTWHQTVIFKQGIETDVAKKIVKLIKDNKVKVQASIQGDKVRVTGKKRDDLQAVMALVRSGELGQPFQFDNFRD; encoded by the coding sequence ATGCCATCATTTGACATTATCTCTGAAGTAGAAGCAGTAGAACTACGTAACGCTGTAGACAACGCAAACCGTGAGCTATCGACTCGTTTCGATTTTCGCGGCGTTGAAGCTAGCTTCGATTACAAAGACGAATCAGTAAAACTGACAGCGCAAGATGACTTCCAACTAAAGCAGATGCGCGACATTCTTCGTAGCAACTTAACGAAGCGCAACGTTGATCCTAACGCGATGGAAGCGAAAGCAGCAGATCAAACAGGTCGCACTTGGCACCAAACGGTTATCTTTAAGCAAGGTATCGAAACCGATGTTGCGAAGAAAATCGTTAAGCTAATTAAAGACAACAAAGTGAAAGTTCAAGCTTCTATCCAAGGCGACAAAGTTCGCGTAACAGGTAAAAAGCGTGATGACCTACAAGCTGTTATGGCTCTAGTTCGTAGCGGTGAACTTGGTCAACCTTTCCAATTTGACAATTTCCGTGACTAA
- a CDS encoding 3-deoxy-7-phosphoheptulonate synthase, with amino-acid sequence MPLKTDELRTQALGPMPTPAELGNAHPITDDVAERIKNSRRQIEDILTGRDNRLLVIVGPCSVHDTDAALDYAERLSQIQDQYKDELFVVMRTYFEKPRTVVGWKGLITDPNLDGSYALETGLNKARKLLLDINKLGLATATEFLDMITGQYIADLITWGAIGARTTESQIHREMASALSCPVGFKNATNGNIKIAIDAIRAAHASHYFYSPDKNGRMTVYRTSGNPYGHVILRGGDKGPNFDAESVDNACKQLAEFDLPQRLVVDFSHANCQKQHRKQLEVAQNICDQIKSNKNQIAGIMAESFIKEGNQPMTDINNLEYGKSITDPCLSWEDTATMLDMLATAIKDRNLA; translated from the coding sequence ATGCCATTAAAAACTGATGAGTTGAGAACCCAAGCTCTGGGTCCTATGCCAACTCCTGCCGAACTAGGCAATGCACACCCTATTACTGACGACGTTGCTGAGCGCATTAAAAATTCTCGCCGCCAAATCGAAGATATCTTAACTGGTCGTGATAACCGCCTATTAGTTATCGTAGGTCCTTGCTCTGTTCACGATACAGATGCGGCACTTGATTACGCTGAGCGTCTAAGTCAGATTCAAGACCAGTACAAAGATGAACTGTTCGTTGTAATGAGAACCTACTTCGAGAAACCTCGCACAGTTGTAGGCTGGAAGGGTTTGATTACCGATCCTAACCTTGATGGTTCATACGCACTTGAAACAGGCTTGAACAAAGCTCGTAAGCTTCTGCTAGATATCAACAAGCTTGGCCTAGCTACCGCGACTGAATTCCTTGATATGATCACAGGTCAGTACATTGCGGACCTTATCACTTGGGGCGCGATCGGCGCTCGTACAACTGAATCTCAGATTCACCGTGAAATGGCTTCTGCATTGTCTTGCCCAGTTGGCTTCAAGAACGCAACTAACGGCAACATCAAAATTGCTATTGATGCAATTCGTGCTGCGCATGCTTCACATTACTTCTACTCGCCAGATAAGAACGGCCGTATGACGGTTTACCGTACTTCTGGTAACCCATACGGTCACGTAATTCTACGTGGTGGTGATAAAGGCCCGAATTTCGATGCTGAATCTGTAGATAACGCATGTAAGCAACTGGCTGAATTCGATCTACCTCAACGTTTAGTTGTAGACTTTAGCCACGCAAACTGCCAAAAGCAGCATCGTAAGCAGTTAGAAGTGGCACAAAACATATGTGACCAGATCAAATCTAACAAGAACCAAATTGCAGGCATCATGGCAGAAAGCTTCATTAAAGAAGGTAACCAGCCAATGACGGATATCAATAACCTAGAATACGGTAAGTCAATCACTGACCCTTGCCTAAGCTGGGAAGATACTGCAACCATGCTAGACATGCTTGCAACTGCAATTAAAGATAGAAATTTAGCTTAA
- a CDS encoding putative PEP-binding protein — MTQENQSTLHPELVLGDVLPSYNDNNNSNHLYVSLSELVMDRVFYHPSIESHLDTLSDIEKTSLDAILGDKSVDEHFVSTLVVAIQAAVQPNHNSVRVALSSADSYGFRSLLGGNCEVEEVNPALGVRGVARYATPEYSKAFALECQVIKTLREQGINVEIVVPYVRALSDAAKIIDLLAEQGLPRGLNGLKVLFSCDVPSAVLLSERLLHYFDGAAVNVDSLTQFALGVDKQNEAQQHAFDPQNEAVITLISNIVKATQHAKKPVLIVTQGLVDYPRLQGYIADLEGVDTVITA; from the coding sequence ATGACTCAAGAAAATCAAAGCACTTTGCACCCAGAACTTGTTTTAGGTGATGTGCTGCCTTCTTATAACGATAATAATAATTCCAACCACTTGTACGTTTCCCTGTCTGAATTGGTCATGGATCGTGTGTTCTATCATCCAAGTATTGAAAGCCACTTAGATACGCTGTCTGATATTGAGAAAACCTCTTTAGACGCTATTCTTGGTGATAAAAGTGTTGATGAACATTTTGTTTCAACCTTAGTTGTTGCTATTCAAGCCGCAGTTCAACCAAACCATAATTCGGTTCGTGTTGCATTGAGCAGTGCCGACAGCTATGGGTTCCGCTCTTTACTTGGCGGCAACTGCGAAGTTGAAGAAGTAAACCCGGCACTGGGTGTACGGGGCGTAGCGCGTTATGCGACACCTGAATACAGCAAGGCTTTTGCGCTAGAGTGTCAGGTGATTAAAACTCTGCGTGAACAAGGCATCAACGTTGAAATCGTTGTTCCTTATGTTCGAGCTCTGAGTGATGCCGCGAAAATCATTGATCTGCTAGCTGAGCAAGGTTTACCACGCGGCTTAAATGGCCTAAAAGTGCTCTTCTCGTGTGATGTCCCTTCTGCGGTTCTACTTAGTGAACGACTTCTGCATTACTTTGACGGTGCGGCGGTGAATGTTGATAGTCTGACTCAATTTGCGTTGGGTGTTGATAAGCAGAATGAAGCTCAGCAACATGCGTTTGATCCACAGAATGAAGCTGTGATTACGTTGATTTCTAACATCGTAAAAGCAACTCAACACGCGAAGAAGCCTGTGCTAATCGTGACTCAAGGTTTGGTCGATTACCCAAGGCTCCAGGGTTATATTGCGGATCTGGAAGGTGTTGATACCGTTATTACGGCTTAA
- a CDS encoding PaaI family thioesterase yields MLTPLQKANFYLSMFGFFKVPLIWLCRPKLLALDNQHVEVKIPLKRRTKNHLNSMYFGVLAVGADVAGGFLAMSKSQQQGEKISLAFKEVTGNFLKRPEGDVHFTCNDGELINTMLAETMSTGERVNQPVTIIATCPSLHGDEPMAEFTLTLSIKKVPSRK; encoded by the coding sequence ATGTTGACCCCTCTACAAAAAGCAAATTTCTATTTGAGCATGTTTGGCTTTTTCAAAGTGCCATTGATCTGGTTGTGTCGCCCAAAGCTGCTCGCACTGGACAACCAACATGTTGAAGTGAAAATTCCTCTTAAAAGGCGAACGAAGAATCACCTTAATAGTATGTATTTTGGTGTGTTGGCCGTTGGTGCTGATGTCGCAGGTGGCTTTCTTGCAATGAGTAAGTCGCAGCAACAAGGTGAAAAAATCTCGCTGGCATTTAAAGAGGTGACGGGCAATTTTTTGAAGCGCCCTGAGGGAGATGTGCATTTTACGTGTAACGATGGAGAGCTAATCAATACCATGTTGGCTGAAACTATGTCGACTGGAGAGCGTGTAAATCAACCTGTAACGATTATCGCGACTTGTCCATCTCTACATGGTGATGAACCGATGGCTGAATTCACGCTAACGCTTTCTATTAAAAAAGTGCCTTCTAGAAAATAG
- a CDS encoding CvfB family protein gives MKLAKAYQRSRIISAKFKVETTLMINIGQINNLEVVKQADFGVFLDASDYGTVLLPKRFTPEGVEIGQKLDVFLYIDSDNQIAATTEKPIAQVGQFGLMTVEGVNSTGAFMSWGVKGKDLLVPFSEQRGRLNEGQSILVYVYIDKASSRIVGTTKFNKWLDNTPATYKQNEQVDLIIAERSQLGYKAIVNGEHWGMIFPSDIIGKLFIGKSLKGYIKNIREEDGKIDLSLQKVGVAKMDDLSTKILDLLEKKGGFLPLNDKSSPEAIFTAFRTSKGTFKKTIGGLYKSGKISIDKEGIRLAE, from the coding sequence ATGAAACTAGCGAAAGCATATCAGAGATCACGTATAATCTCCGCCAAATTTAAAGTAGAGACAACCTTGATGATTAATATTGGTCAAATAAACAACTTAGAAGTAGTAAAACAAGCAGACTTCGGTGTATTCCTTGACGCTAGCGATTATGGAACCGTGTTGCTGCCGAAACGATTTACTCCTGAAGGTGTTGAAATTGGTCAAAAGCTAGATGTTTTCTTATACATTGATTCTGACAACCAGATCGCTGCAACCACTGAAAAACCTATCGCTCAAGTAGGCCAGTTTGGCTTGATGACGGTTGAAGGTGTAAACAGCACCGGTGCATTCATGAGCTGGGGTGTGAAAGGCAAAGATCTTCTGGTTCCTTTCAGCGAGCAGCGTGGCCGTTTGAACGAAGGCCAGTCAATCTTAGTATATGTGTATATCGATAAAGCATCGAGCCGTATTGTTGGTACAACTAAGTTCAACAAATGGTTAGACAACACTCCAGCGACTTATAAGCAAAACGAACAAGTTGATCTTATCATCGCAGAGCGCAGCCAGTTGGGTTACAAAGCGATCGTTAATGGCGAACACTGGGGAATGATTTTCCCATCAGACATTATTGGTAAGCTATTCATTGGTAAATCACTCAAAGGCTACATCAAAAACATTCGTGAAGAAGACGGTAAGATTGACTTGTCTCTTCAAAAAGTCGGTGTTGCGAAGATGGATGACTTGAGCACTAAGATTCTAGATCTGCTTGAGAAGAAAGGCGGCTTTTTACCACTGAACGACAAGTCTTCACCTGAAGCGATTTTCACGGCATTCAGAACCAGTAAAGGTACGTTCAAAAAGACCATCGGTGGTCTGTACAAGTCAGGTAAAATCTCTATTGATAAAGAAGGCATTCGCTTAGCTGAATAA
- the rsmF gene encoding 16S rRNA (cytosine(1407)-C(5))-methyltransferase RsmF translates to MHANVYIPEEFLTHIEGIMPSHLDMASFVASCQKPLRKSIRVNTLKISVDDFLVRAKDKGWELEPVPWCETGFWITTDESEAPLGNTAEHMSGLFYIQEASSMMPPSALFQSEENYQAVLDTAAAPGSKTTQIAALMDNRGVLVANEYAASRVKVLHANIERCGVRNAALSNFDGRVFGGWLPEQFDAVLLDAPCSGEGTIRKDADAMKNWTYQSVVDIADTQKDLIESAFHALKPNGVLVYSTCTLSTEENQQVCHHLKETFGDAVEFESLENLFDNAKATTTEEGFLHIFPQVYDSEGFFVARIRKLASVTPPEVKKRLGKFPFEKANKKAQQEVAEQLLSALDIELPSDTQVWIRDKDVWLFPEALEPMIGEFRFSRMGIKIAETHKKGYRWQHQVATTLATGNEANVVELNIEDAREWFMGRDVRPEGLSGKGEVLVKYNGAIIGLGKWVGNRVKNGLPRELVRDKNLF, encoded by the coding sequence TTGCACGCTAACGTATATATCCCAGAAGAATTCCTGACTCATATTGAAGGCATCATGCCAAGCCATCTAGATATGGCTTCGTTTGTCGCTTCTTGTCAAAAGCCACTTCGTAAAAGTATTCGAGTGAACACACTGAAGATCAGTGTTGATGACTTCCTCGTACGCGCGAAAGACAAAGGTTGGGAACTGGAACCAGTACCTTGGTGTGAAACGGGTTTTTGGATCACTACAGATGAAAGTGAAGCGCCTTTAGGCAATACAGCGGAGCACATGTCTGGCCTATTCTACATTCAAGAAGCCAGCTCTATGATGCCACCGTCAGCTCTATTCCAAAGTGAAGAGAATTATCAAGCCGTGTTAGACACCGCTGCTGCGCCAGGGTCGAAAACGACTCAAATAGCGGCCTTAATGGATAACCGTGGCGTACTGGTTGCTAATGAATACGCAGCAAGCCGAGTGAAAGTCCTTCACGCTAACATAGAGCGCTGTGGCGTGCGTAATGCAGCACTGAGTAACTTTGATGGCAGAGTCTTCGGCGGTTGGCTGCCAGAGCAATTCGATGCCGTACTGTTAGACGCACCCTGCTCTGGCGAAGGTACAATTCGTAAAGACGCTGACGCGATGAAAAACTGGACGTATCAGTCTGTGGTCGATATTGCTGACACTCAAAAAGATCTGATTGAAAGTGCTTTTCACGCTCTCAAACCTAACGGCGTGCTGGTTTACTCAACGTGTACGCTAAGTACCGAAGAGAACCAACAAGTGTGTCACCATCTAAAAGAGACCTTTGGTGATGCAGTTGAGTTCGAATCTTTAGAAAACTTGTTCGACAATGCAAAAGCGACGACGACCGAGGAAGGCTTTCTTCACATCTTCCCGCAGGTTTATGACTCGGAAGGTTTCTTCGTTGCACGTATCCGTAAACTCGCTTCTGTGACACCACCAGAAGTGAAAAAACGTTTGGGTAAATTCCCATTTGAAAAAGCCAATAAGAAAGCGCAACAAGAAGTCGCTGAACAACTTCTAAGCGCACTAGATATCGAATTACCAAGTGACACTCAGGTATGGATTCGAGACAAAGACGTTTGGCTATTCCCTGAAGCACTAGAGCCGATGATTGGCGAGTTCCGTTTCTCTCGTATGGGCATTAAGATCGCTGAGACTCATAAAAAAGGCTACCGCTGGCAGCATCAGGTAGCGACAACACTCGCGACGGGCAACGAAGCCAACGTTGTAGAGCTTAACATTGAAGACGCGCGTGAGTGGTTCATGGGACGAGATGTTCGCCCAGAAGGCTTGTCAGGTAAAGGCGAAGTGCTGGTTAAATACAACGGCGCGATCATTGGCCTTGGTAAGTGGGTTGGCAACCGAGTGAAGAACGGTTTACCGCGAGAACTAGTACGTGATAAGAACCTGTTCTAA